One window of Chamaesiphon minutus PCC 6605 genomic DNA carries:
- a CDS encoding WecB/TagA/CpsF family glycosyltransferase, with product MELQTERSPLQHRHIIGMRVDATSYEDATERIIKWAQFRAAKRVCAANVHMAMETYDDPKFAEVVNYADLVTPDGMPLVWGLRALGIKDATRVCGPSLTLMVCEAAARHKLPIALYGGTPESLVDLTSFLLDRFPEIEIACQISPPFRELTPAEDTAYTEQIVASGARILFVGIGCPRQEIWMARHQDRIPAVMLGVGAAFNFYSGRVKHAPLWMQKIGLEWFFRLLMEPRRLWKRYLKQNPRFIFLFLQQLILSSRIDN from the coding sequence ATGGAATTACAGACCGAGAGATCGCCGCTACAACATCGTCATATTATCGGTATGCGTGTCGATGCCACCAGCTATGAAGATGCCACCGAAAGAATTATTAAGTGGGCACAATTCAGAGCCGCAAAACGCGTTTGTGCCGCGAATGTCCACATGGCAATGGAAACTTATGACGATCCCAAATTTGCAGAAGTAGTCAATTATGCTGATTTAGTCACGCCAGACGGAATGCCTTTAGTCTGGGGTTTGCGCGCTCTGGGAATTAAAGATGCAACTAGAGTTTGCGGGCCGAGTCTAACTTTAATGGTATGCGAAGCCGCTGCACGCCACAAGTTACCGATCGCGCTTTATGGTGGTACGCCAGAAAGTTTAGTCGATCTGACTAGTTTTTTACTCGATCGATTTCCAGAAATCGAAATTGCCTGTCAAATTTCACCGCCTTTTCGCGAGCTAACTCCCGCAGAAGATACGGCTTACACCGAGCAAATCGTGGCATCGGGAGCGCGAATTCTGTTTGTCGGGATTGGTTGTCCGCGCCAAGAAATCTGGATGGCACGGCATCAAGACCGAATTCCCGCTGTCATGCTAGGAGTAGGTGCTGCTTTTAATTTTTATTCGGGACGTGTCAAGCACGCCCCGCTTTGGATGCAGAAAATCGGTCTAGAGTGGTTTTTTCGGTTGCTAATGGAGCCAAGACGTTTGTGGAAGCGTTATTTAAAGCAAAATCCCCGCTTTATCTTCTTGTTCTTACAGCAATTAATTCTCTCTTCAAGAATAGATAATTGA
- a CDS encoding GumC family protein, with protein MESQESIDLNLSHYLFAVKRHWIPAVSIFAATVALSIAAASLLKPSYQAEGRLLFKNSTFRVIGPNLIPSNMEGSESGDLKSLVSNQNPITTQMEVIASRPLLQRTADRLKLKNDRGKLLTASDIHTGLTTKIIGGSDILQIGFKGRNSKDAANIVNTLMNVYLENDIQASRLEAENARQFIEQQMPKTLAAVNSAESAVRNFKQQNNIVDLSEEAKSAVGVIGNLENNINAVRSELEQANAQSQELYKKVNLNSQDALAVSAISQSPAIQGILTQLQDVDRQLATESSRFSDDNPIIVGLKEKQSKLKALLEQQIRSTIGSQAQIPQGLLKIGDLKQNLITELLRSQVQQTGLVNKLNSLQSSRAAYEKRVSVIPKLVQTQRQLERQLEVSQATYQSLLKKVQELQVARNKSTSNARIISSAAIPEKPEPGPKLILGILGGLVGALLGTSAIAYLELRDSSLKTVKEIDKIFGYTLLGMIPATQKKKIRSRATTPEQTTLEIAVRDTPQSITSEMSRTIQSNLRFLSADKPLKIIAITSSVANEGKSKVAANLAAAIAGMGQKVLLIDADMRVPYQHRFWKLPLRKGLSELIERKSKLQQISWTVMENLDVLTAGARPSNPLSALESKQMKLLIQEVSKSYDFVIIDVPPILVASDALTVGQIADGVLLVSRPGVINAKDAKAVQEKFKMSQCNVLGLIVNGVIQKYETEDYFSASQEYFSVEEETEAPWTDYMTKLGETIADRSQSDTIFIDTEGVTTMLGKSTNFHN; from the coding sequence ATGGAATCTCAAGAATCAATTGACTTAAACTTGAGTCATTATTTATTCGCAGTAAAACGGCACTGGATTCCTGCTGTTAGTATTTTTGCTGCGACAGTTGCGCTGAGTATTGCGGCAGCTTCTTTATTAAAACCATCCTATCAAGCAGAAGGAAGGCTGTTATTTAAGAATTCTACATTTAGGGTCATTGGGCCAAATCTCATTCCCAGCAACATGGAAGGAAGTGAGTCCGGCGATCTCAAGTCCTTAGTATCTAATCAAAATCCCATCACCACTCAGATGGAAGTGATTGCTTCGCGACCATTATTACAGAGAACTGCCGATCGATTAAAACTTAAAAACGATCGCGGTAAACTACTTACAGCAAGCGACATCCATACTGGGTTGACAACCAAAATTATCGGCGGTTCGGATATATTACAAATTGGTTTTAAAGGTCGTAATTCAAAAGATGCTGCCAATATAGTTAATACATTGATGAATGTTTATTTAGAAAATGATATTCAAGCTAGTAGATTGGAAGCAGAGAATGCTCGACAATTTATAGAGCAGCAGATGCCAAAAACTTTAGCTGCGGTGAATAGCGCAGAGAGCGCGGTACGAAACTTCAAACAGCAAAATAATATTGTCGATCTATCAGAAGAAGCTAAATCTGCTGTTGGTGTCATTGGTAATTTAGAGAATAACATTAATGCCGTTCGATCGGAATTAGAACAGGCCAATGCTCAAAGTCAAGAATTATACAAAAAAGTTAATTTAAATTCTCAAGATGCTTTAGCAGTTAGCGCAATTAGTCAGTCGCCTGCAATTCAAGGAATTCTCACTCAGCTCCAAGACGTAGATAGACAGCTTGCAACTGAAAGTAGTCGCTTTTCTGATGATAATCCCATTATTGTCGGACTCAAAGAAAAGCAATCAAAATTAAAAGCACTTCTGGAACAACAAATCCGGAGTACGATCGGTTCTCAAGCACAGATTCCACAAGGATTGCTAAAAATTGGCGACCTCAAACAAAATCTAATTACTGAGTTACTGCGATCGCAAGTACAGCAGACTGGCTTAGTTAACAAACTAAATTCGCTCCAGAGTTCTCGTGCCGCTTATGAAAAAAGAGTGAGCGTCATTCCTAAACTGGTACAGACTCAACGTCAGCTAGAAAGACAGCTAGAAGTCTCTCAAGCTACTTATCAATCTTTATTAAAAAAGGTTCAGGAACTTCAGGTAGCCAGAAATAAGAGTACGTCAAATGCTCGCATTATTTCGAGTGCTGCCATTCCTGAAAAACCAGAGCCAGGGCCAAAATTAATCCTGGGAATTTTAGGCGGTCTGGTAGGTGCTTTACTCGGTACTAGTGCAATTGCTTACCTAGAACTCAGAGATAGCTCACTCAAAACTGTTAAAGAGATCGATAAGATTTTTGGATATACTTTGTTAGGGATGATTCCGGCGACCCAAAAGAAAAAGATTCGCTCCCGTGCAACGACACCAGAACAAACAACCCTAGAAATTGCAGTTAGAGATACCCCCCAATCGATAACTAGCGAAATGTCCCGCACTATTCAATCCAATTTGCGATTTTTAAGTGCCGATAAACCGTTAAAAATAATTGCCATTACTAGTAGTGTTGCTAATGAAGGTAAATCTAAAGTAGCAGCCAATTTAGCCGCTGCAATTGCCGGAATGGGACAAAAAGTGTTGTTAATCGATGCCGATATGCGCGTTCCTTATCAGCATCGTTTCTGGAAATTGCCACTCAGAAAAGGTTTGAGCGAACTAATAGAGCGGAAATCTAAGCTTCAGCAAATCTCTTGGACAGTGATGGAAAATTTAGATGTATTAACTGCTGGAGCTAGACCCTCAAATCCGCTATCAGCTCTCGAATCCAAACAAATGAAATTGCTAATTCAAGAAGTTTCAAAATCCTATGATTTTGTAATTATTGACGTACCGCCAATTTTAGTCGCTAGCGATGCTTTGACTGTAGGTCAAATCGCTGATGGAGTGTTGTTAGTGTCCAGACCTGGGGTAATTAATGCCAAAGATGCTAAAGCAGTCCAAGAAAAATTTAAAATGTCACAATGTAATGTATTAGGCTTAATTGTTAATGGTGTCATTCAAAAATATGAAACCGAAGATTATTTCTCGGCCAGCCAAGAATACTTTAGCGTTGAGGAGGAAACTGAAGCACCCTGGACTGATTACATGACTAAGCTTGGCGAAACCATCGCCGATCGATCTCAGTCAGATACAATATTTATCGATACAGAGGGTGTGACTACGATGCTCGGCAAGTCTACCAACTTCCATAACTAA
- a CDS encoding glycosyltransferase — protein MSDSNQNLLLAFPTGALVISDRVNITSTLDRPLKFSLIIPTFNEGQNIKEIVTILSGLLDRIIPGEYELIVVDDNSPDLTWELACELIPTYPQLQVMRRTTERGLSTAVIRGWQAARGEVLGVIDADLQHPPEILLQLWGEIVKGAELSVASRNVEGGGVSEWSVVRRFLSRGAQMLGLAILPEVIGRLSDPMSGYFMVRRSAIANKTLSPVGYKILIEVAARGQIRWIAETGYVFRERVAGASKVTWKQYVEYIQHLVRLRFSLWPVTRFLRFGVVGFSGVFVDLGVFYLLRTLLGIGLTRSTILSSEVAILNNFLWNDVWTFGDMSRGQQGNRKRFRRFIKFNLICLSGLVINTLIVNVLFNAFHINEYIAKLIAIAVVTFWNFWFNLKLSWRVTDTEKDYSSKPKQ, from the coding sequence ATGAGCGACAGTAACCAAAATCTCTTATTGGCATTTCCCACTGGCGCATTGGTAATTAGCGATCGAGTAAATATAACATCTACGCTCGATCGTCCGCTGAAATTTTCTTTAATAATTCCGACCTTTAATGAAGGACAGAATATCAAAGAAATCGTTACTATTTTAAGTGGATTGCTCGATCGAATCATCCCTGGCGAATACGAACTGATCGTCGTCGATGACAATAGTCCCGATCTCACTTGGGAATTAGCCTGCGAACTCATCCCCACTTACCCACAACTGCAAGTCATGCGCCGCACTACCGAGCGCGGACTTTCCACAGCGGTAATTCGCGGTTGGCAAGCCGCACGCGGTGAAGTTTTAGGCGTTATCGATGCCGACTTGCAACACCCCCCAGAAATTCTGCTGCAACTCTGGGGTGAGATCGTCAAAGGAGCTGAATTATCTGTCGCTAGCCGCAACGTCGAAGGCGGTGGCGTCAGCGAATGGAGTGTCGTGCGGCGATTTTTATCGCGCGGCGCACAAATGTTAGGACTAGCCATTTTACCAGAAGTCATCGGTCGTCTTTCCGACCCGATGAGCGGATACTTTATGGTCCGCCGCAGTGCGATCGCCAATAAAACACTCAGTCCTGTCGGTTACAAAATTTTAATCGAAGTCGCCGCTAGAGGCCAAATTCGCTGGATTGCCGAAACTGGATATGTATTCCGAGAACGGGTTGCAGGCGCGAGCAAGGTCACCTGGAAACAGTATGTAGAGTATATCCAACATTTAGTCAGATTGCGGTTTTCACTGTGGCCTGTGACGCGCTTTCTCCGCTTTGGCGTGGTCGGATTTAGCGGTGTCTTTGTCGATTTGGGTGTATTTTATCTATTGAGAACTCTGTTAGGCATTGGTTTGACTCGCAGCACGATTTTGTCTTCAGAAGTAGCCATTCTCAATAATTTCTTATGGAATGATGTCTGGACATTTGGCGATATGAGTCGCGGTCAACAAGGCAACCGCAAACGTTTTCGCAGATTTATTAAATTTAATCTGATCTGTCTGTCCGGCTTAGTTATCAATACCTTAATCGTCAATGTGCTGTTTAATGCATTTCACATTAATGAATATATCGCTAAATTAATCGCGATCGCTGTAGTCACATTCTGGAATTTTTGGTTTAACTTAAAGCTGAGTTGGCGCGTTACCGATACCGAGAAAGACTACAGTTCTAAACCTAAGCAGTAA
- a CDS encoding carotenoid oxygenase family protein codes for MTTTSKPSATKPLWGQALAAPAPEFAKTQLQILAGAIPSGVSGTLYRNGPGRLERGGKRVGHWFDGDGAILAVKFADGAASGVYRYVQTQKYQEESQVDRWVYGNYGMLPSGNLWERWSKSLGNAANTSVLALPDRLLALWEGGAPYALDLDSLDTIGTDNLELAAAPLIYSAHPKVDPVSGHIYNFGISIGAQPKLNLYESDRSGKVKKFTQTKLHRMTTVHDFLLVGKYLVFCINPIEIQPLPILFGLASYSESIRWQPELGTQIMVFDREDLSLVSSFTTEPWYQWHFGNGYVDPNGQIICDLVRYPDFGTNEFLREVASGETHTEAIGTLWQLVIDPAAGKLVSSDRLVDRSCEFPLVESDRVGREWRYTYLAVHKPNAVLNRELVGTIGRFDRQTNTLTTADLASHLYPTEPIHVVDRFDPNRGWILTVIYDGEHHQSEVWIFDRDRLDDSPVCRLGLPSVVPMGFHGTWKSN; via the coding sequence ATGACTACTACCTCCAAACCATCAGCTACGAAACCTCTTTGGGGGCAAGCTCTAGCCGCACCCGCACCCGAATTTGCTAAGACGCAGTTACAGATCCTCGCAGGGGCGATTCCCTCTGGTGTGTCTGGTACCCTTTACCGAAATGGCCCCGGACGGCTCGAACGCGGCGGCAAACGGGTCGGACATTGGTTTGATGGGGATGGAGCGATTTTGGCAGTTAAGTTTGCTGACGGGGCTGCTAGCGGGGTCTATCGCTATGTTCAAACGCAGAAATATCAGGAAGAAAGTCAGGTCGATCGCTGGGTGTATGGTAATTATGGAATGCTACCATCTGGCAATCTGTGGGAACGGTGGAGTAAATCGTTGGGAAATGCAGCCAATACTTCGGTTTTAGCTTTACCCGATCGATTGTTGGCCTTGTGGGAAGGTGGTGCGCCATACGCGTTAGATTTAGATAGTTTAGACACGATCGGTACGGATAATTTAGAGTTAGCTGCTGCTCCGTTAATTTATTCAGCGCACCCTAAAGTCGATCCAGTTTCGGGGCATATTTATAATTTTGGCATCTCGATCGGCGCGCAACCAAAACTAAATCTTTATGAAAGCGATCGCAGTGGCAAAGTTAAGAAATTTACTCAAACTAAACTGCACAGAATGACTACCGTTCATGACTTTTTGCTGGTCGGTAAATATTTAGTATTTTGTATCAATCCGATCGAGATTCAACCACTGCCGATTTTATTTGGATTGGCTAGTTATAGCGAATCGATCCGGTGGCAGCCAGAATTAGGCACTCAGATTATGGTGTTCGATCGCGAGGATTTAAGTCTGGTTAGTAGCTTTACTACTGAGCCGTGGTATCAATGGCATTTCGGTAATGGATATGTCGATCCTAACGGTCAAATTATTTGCGATTTAGTGCGATATCCAGATTTTGGTACCAATGAATTTTTGAGAGAAGTCGCTAGTGGTGAAACTCATACCGAGGCAATCGGTACGCTGTGGCAATTAGTCATCGATCCGGCTGCTGGCAAATTAGTTAGTAGCGATCGATTAGTCGATCGGAGTTGCGAATTTCCGCTGGTGGAAAGCGATCGAGTCGGACGAGAATGGCGATACACATATTTAGCCGTTCACAAGCCAAATGCAGTTCTAAATCGAGAATTAGTAGGCACGATCGGCAGGTTCGATCGCCAGACAAATACTTTAACTACTGCCGATCTTGCCAGTCATTTATATCCAACCGAACCGATTCATGTTGTCGATCGATTCGATCCTAACCGAGGTTGGATTTTGACAGTAATTTATGATGGCGAACATCATCAGAGTGAAGTCTGGATTTTCGATCGAGACAGGCTAGATGACTCTCCAGTCTGTCGTTTGGGTTTACCTAGTGTTGTACCGATGGGTTTTCACGGTACCTGGAAAAGCAACTAA